From one Streptomyces chromofuscus genomic stretch:
- a CDS encoding DivIVA domain-containing protein: protein MVMFFFLVVALAVVVAAVTLAVVGGGEHGPLPEAAPERLQDPLPLDRPVGRADIDTLRFPLAARGYRMADVDDALNRLAAELAEREARIADLESALAGAQAAARVPMDKPGREDEQR from the coding sequence ATGGTTATGTTCTTCTTCCTGGTCGTCGCCCTCGCCGTCGTGGTCGCCGCGGTGACCCTCGCCGTGGTCGGCGGCGGCGAGCACGGCCCGCTCCCCGAGGCCGCTCCCGAACGGCTGCAGGACCCGCTGCCCCTGGACCGCCCGGTCGGCCGCGCGGACATCGACACCCTGCGCTTCCCCCTCGCCGCCCGCGGCTACCGCATGGCCGACGTCGACGACGCCCTCAACCGCCTCGCCGCCGAGCTCGCCGAGCGGGAAGCCCGGATCGCCGACCTGGAGTCCGCCCTGGCCGGTGCGCAGGCCGCCGCCCGCGTCCCCATGGACAAGCCGGGCCGGGAGGACGAGCAGCGATGA
- the chcB gene encoding 2-cyclohexenylcarbonyl CoA isomerase, producing MADTVLYEVNDGLATITLNRPEAMNALNIEAKVALRDAVRTAAADDAVRAVLLTAAGDRAFCVGQDLKEHIGLLAADREAGEGQTMSTVREHYNPIVRALTEMAKPVVAGVNGVAAGAGFGFALAADYRVVADTAAFNTSFAGVALTADSGVSWTLPRVVGPGRATDLLLFPRSVKAQEAYELGLANRVVPAAELRAEAESVARALAEGPTVAYAAIKEAVAYGFSHSLAETLEKEDELQSRAGASEDHGIAVQAFVNKEKPKYLGR from the coding sequence ATGGCAGACACCGTGCTCTACGAGGTGAACGACGGGCTCGCGACGATCACGCTGAACCGCCCCGAGGCGATGAACGCGCTGAACATCGAGGCCAAGGTCGCCCTCCGGGACGCGGTCCGGACCGCCGCGGCCGACGACGCCGTCCGGGCGGTGCTGCTGACCGCCGCCGGTGACCGGGCGTTCTGCGTGGGCCAGGACCTCAAGGAGCACATCGGACTGCTGGCCGCCGACCGGGAGGCGGGCGAGGGACAGACGATGAGCACCGTGCGCGAGCACTACAACCCGATCGTGCGGGCGCTGACCGAGATGGCGAAGCCCGTGGTCGCGGGCGTGAACGGGGTCGCCGCCGGGGCCGGCTTCGGCTTCGCGCTCGCCGCCGACTACCGGGTCGTGGCGGACACGGCCGCCTTCAACACGTCGTTCGCGGGCGTCGCGCTGACCGCCGACTCCGGTGTCTCCTGGACGCTGCCGCGCGTGGTCGGCCCCGGACGCGCCACTGACCTGCTGCTCTTCCCGCGCAGCGTCAAGGCGCAGGAGGCGTACGAGCTGGGCCTCGCGAACCGGGTCGTGCCGGCGGCGGAGCTGCGCGCGGAGGCCGAGAGCGTGGCCCGCGCGCTGGCCGAGGGACCGACGGTGGCGTACGCCGCGATCAAGGAGGCCGTGGCGTACGGGTTCAGCCACTCCCTGGCCGAGACGCTGGAGAAGGAGGACGAACTCCAGTCGCGGGCGGGGGCGTCGGAGGACCACGGGATCGCGGTCCAGGCGTTCGTCAACAAGGAGAAGCCGAAGTACCTGGGCCGCTGA
- a CDS encoding LOG family protein, producing the protein MATGNPEGKQQPPEEQRLGPVLRRRSQVTASTTDQRLLDAGGPSDWVHTDPWRVLRIQSEFIEGFGTLAELPPAISVFGSARTPVESTEYEYGVRLGRGLVEAGFAVITGGGPGAMEAANKGAVEAGGISVGLGIELPFEQGLNPYVDIGLNFRYFFVRKMMFVKYAQGFVVLPGGMGTLDELFEALTLVQTQKVTRFPIVLFGTEYWGGLVDWLRNTLVAQGKAAEKDLQLFHLTDDVDEAVALVSKEAGR; encoded by the coding sequence ATGGCTACCGGCAACCCTGAGGGCAAGCAGCAGCCGCCGGAGGAGCAGCGTCTCGGGCCGGTCCTCCGTCGACGGAGCCAGGTGACGGCGAGCACGACGGACCAGCGACTGCTGGACGCGGGCGGCCCGTCGGACTGGGTCCACACCGACCCGTGGCGTGTCCTGCGCATCCAGTCGGAGTTCATCGAGGGCTTCGGCACGCTCGCCGAACTCCCGCCCGCCATCAGCGTGTTCGGTTCCGCCCGGACGCCGGTGGAGTCCACCGAGTACGAGTACGGCGTCCGGCTCGGCCGGGGCCTGGTGGAGGCGGGTTTCGCGGTCATCACCGGCGGCGGCCCCGGGGCGATGGAGGCGGCCAACAAGGGCGCGGTCGAGGCGGGCGGTATCTCGGTCGGCCTCGGCATCGAGCTGCCGTTCGAACAAGGGCTCAACCCCTATGTCGACATCGGCCTGAACTTCCGGTACTTCTTCGTGCGCAAAATGATGTTCGTCAAGTACGCGCAGGGTTTCGTGGTGCTGCCCGGCGGCATGGGCACCCTGGACGAACTCTTCGAGGCCCTGACCCTGGTCCAGACGCAGAAGGTCACCCGCTTCCCCATCGTCCTCTTCGGCACCGAGTACTGGGGCGGCCTGGTCGACTGGCTCCGCAACACCCTGGTCGCCCAGGGCAAGGCGGCGGAGAAGGACCTTCAGCTGTTCCACCTGACGGACGACGTCGACGAGGCGGTCGCGTTGGTGTCCAAGGAGGCGGGACGCTAG
- a CDS encoding heavy metal transporter, translating to MPEPSPTRRRRGRLLRIGAAFVVLLAVAGYLAVQYITGGAGSPGCRVASADDDGATYEFTPEQAVNAATITAVGTARGLPERAVTIALATALQESALRNIGHGDRDSLGLFQQRPSQGWGTEEQIMDPIYSAGMFYDHLVKVPGYTRLPLTVAAQRVQRSGFPQAYAKHEPDATLLAAALTGRAAATLTCEGRPGATPTAGPDAARSALVRDFGQNAVQQAGAEVGAATPTPTPTLVTETSGRTVTVPVTEDGDGRGVRERGWQIAHWAVANASALRIERVLYGGREWVAGHTDSRWRNATNAERTGSTDAANAVRIVTAQ from the coding sequence GTGCCAGAGCCGTCCCCCACTCGTCGGCGTCGCGGCCGCCTCTTGCGTATCGGGGCGGCCTTCGTCGTCCTGCTCGCGGTCGCGGGCTATCTCGCGGTGCAGTACATCACCGGAGGCGCCGGCAGCCCGGGATGCAGGGTCGCCTCGGCCGACGACGACGGGGCGACGTACGAGTTCACTCCCGAACAGGCGGTCAACGCCGCGACGATCACCGCCGTCGGCACCGCCCGCGGTCTGCCCGAACGGGCCGTCACCATCGCCCTCGCCACCGCGCTGCAGGAGTCCGCGCTGCGCAACATCGGCCACGGCGACCGCGACTCGCTCGGTCTGTTCCAGCAGCGGCCCTCGCAGGGCTGGGGAACCGAGGAGCAGATCATGGACCCGATCTACTCGGCGGGCATGTTCTACGACCACCTGGTCAAGGTCCCCGGCTACACCCGGCTGCCCCTGACCGTCGCCGCCCAGCGCGTGCAACGCAGCGGCTTCCCGCAGGCGTACGCCAAGCACGAACCCGACGCGACCCTGCTCGCCGCCGCCCTCACGGGGCGCGCCGCCGCCACGCTGACCTGCGAGGGCCGGCCGGGCGCCACCCCGACCGCCGGTCCGGACGCGGCGCGCTCCGCGCTGGTACGGGACTTCGGACAGAACGCCGTCCAGCAGGCCGGGGCCGAGGTGGGCGCCGCCACGCCGACGCCCACGCCGACCCTGGTCACCGAGACGAGCGGGCGGACGGTGACCGTGCCGGTGACCGAGGACGGCGACGGGCGCGGCGTCCGGGAACGCGGCTGGCAGATCGCGCACTGGGCCGTGGCCAACGCCTCCGCGTTGCGTATCGAACGCGTCCTCTACGGCGGCCGGGAATGGGTCGCCGGACACACCGACAGCCGGTGGCGGAACGCGACGAACGCGGAGCGCACGGGAAGCACGGACGCCGCGAACGCCGTCCGGATCGTCACTGCGCAGTAG
- a CDS encoding DNA-3-methyladenine glycosylase I, which translates to MSDGTALAGPDGALRCPWALSTPDYVTYHDEEWGRPVHGDDALFERLSLEAFQSGLSWITILRRRPGFRAAFADFEIATVATYTDEDRERLLADARIIRNRAKIDATLANARALADWAPGQLDDLIWSHAPDPATRPVPKTLADVPAVTPESTALSKALKKRGLRFVGPTTAYALMQACGLVDDHLVDCCARRAG; encoded by the coding sequence ATGAGCGACGGCACCGCCCTGGCCGGCCCGGACGGCGCGCTCCGCTGCCCCTGGGCGCTGTCCACGCCGGACTACGTGACGTACCACGACGAGGAGTGGGGCCGCCCGGTCCACGGCGACGACGCGCTGTTCGAACGGCTGTCACTGGAGGCCTTCCAGTCCGGCCTGTCCTGGATCACCATCCTGCGCCGCCGCCCCGGCTTCCGCGCCGCCTTCGCCGACTTCGAGATCGCCACGGTCGCCACCTACACCGACGAGGACCGCGAGCGCCTCCTCGCCGACGCCCGCATCATCCGCAACCGCGCGAAGATCGACGCCACCCTCGCCAACGCCCGCGCGCTGGCCGACTGGGCGCCGGGCCAGCTGGACGACCTGATCTGGTCGCACGCGCCCGACCCGGCCACCCGCCCGGTGCCGAAGACCCTCGCCGACGTCCCCGCGGTCACCCCGGAGTCGACGGCCCTGTCCAAGGCCCTGAAGAAGCGGGGCCTGCGCTTCGTGGGGCCGACGACGGCGTACGCGCTGATGCAGGCCTGCGGTCTGGTCGACGACCACCTCGTGGACTGCTGCGCACGCCGCGCCGGCTGA
- a CDS encoding DUF3117 domain-containing protein, translated as MAAMKPRTGDGPLEVTKEGRGIVMRVPLEGGGRLVVELTPDEADALGDALKKVVG; from the coding sequence ATGGCGGCCATGAAGCCGCGGACGGGTGACGGCCCGCTCGAGGTGACCAAGGAGGGGCGGGGCATCGTCATGCGCGTTCCGCTCGAAGGCGGCGGTCGGCTCGTCGTCGAGTTGACCCCGGACGAGGCCGACGCGCTCGGCGACGCCCTCAAGAAGGTCGTGGGCTGA
- a CDS encoding bifunctional succinyldiaminopimelate transaminase/glutamate-prephenate aminotransferase, giving the protein MSAVSDRLPTFPWDKLAPYKKTAAEHPDGIVDLSVGTPVDPVPELIQKALVAAADSPGYPTVWGTPELRDAITGWLRRRLGARDVTHHHVLPIVGSKELVAWLPTQLGLGPGDTVAHPRLAYPTYEVGARLARADHVVYDDPAELDPADLKLLWLNSPSNPTGKVLSKQELTRIVAWAREHGVLVFSDECYLELGWEADPVSVLHPDVNGGSYEGIVSVHSLSKRSNLAGYRAAFLAGDPAVLGPLLEIRKHGGMMTSAPTQAAVVAALGDDTHVHEQRERYAARRAALREALLGHGFRIEHSEAGLYLWATRDESCWTTVAHLADRGILVAPGDFYGPAGENFVRVALTATDERVAAAVARLA; this is encoded by the coding sequence GTGTCCGCAGTCTCCGACCGCCTGCCCACCTTCCCCTGGGACAAGCTCGCGCCGTACAAGAAGACGGCCGCCGAGCACCCGGACGGCATCGTCGACCTCTCCGTCGGCACCCCGGTCGACCCGGTCCCCGAGCTGATCCAGAAGGCGCTGGTCGCCGCCGCCGACTCGCCCGGCTACCCGACCGTCTGGGGCACGCCCGAACTGCGCGACGCGATCACCGGCTGGCTGCGGCGCCGCCTCGGCGCCCGGGACGTCACCCACCACCACGTCCTGCCGATCGTCGGTTCCAAGGAACTCGTCGCCTGGCTCCCCACCCAGCTGGGCCTCGGCCCCGGCGACACGGTCGCCCACCCGCGTCTGGCCTACCCGACGTACGAGGTGGGCGCGCGCCTGGCCCGCGCGGACCACGTGGTGTACGACGACCCGGCGGAGCTGGACCCGGCGGACCTGAAGCTCCTGTGGCTGAACTCGCCCTCCAACCCGACGGGCAAGGTGCTGTCGAAGCAGGAGCTGACCCGGATCGTCGCCTGGGCCCGCGAGCACGGCGTGCTGGTCTTCTCCGACGAGTGCTACCTCGAACTCGGCTGGGAGGCCGACCCGGTCTCGGTGCTCCACCCGGACGTCAACGGCGGCTCGTACGAGGGCATCGTCTCGGTGCACTCCCTGTCCAAGCGCTCCAACCTCGCGGGCTACCGCGCCGCCTTCCTGGCCGGCGACCCGGCCGTCCTCGGGCCGCTGCTGGAGATCCGCAAGCACGGCGGCATGATGACGTCCGCGCCGACGCAGGCGGCGGTCGTGGCGGCCCTCGGCGACGACACCCACGTCCACGAGCAGCGCGAGCGGTACGCCGCCCGCCGCGCGGCCCTGCGCGAGGCCCTGCTGGGCCACGGCTTCCGCATCGAGCACAGCGAGGCCGGCCTCTACCTGTGGGCGACAAGGGACGAGTCCTGCTGGACCACGGTCGCCCACCTGGCAGACCGGGGCATCCTGGTCGCGCCCGGCGACTTCTACGGTCCGGCGGGCGAGAACTTCGTCCGCGTGGCCCTGACGGCGACGGACGAGCGGGTGGCGGCGGCGGTCGCGCGCCTCGCGTGA
- the folP gene encoding dihydropteroate synthase — MLRLGRREFDPREPVIMAIVNRTPDSFYDQGATFRDEPALARVEQAVAEGAAIIDIGGVKAGPGEEVTAQEEARRTVGFVAEVRRRFPDVVISVDTWRHEVGRAVCEAGADLLNDAWGGVDPRLAEVAARYGVGLVCTHAGGAEPRTRPHRVTYDDVMADILRVTLGLAERAVALGVPRESVLIDPGHDFGKNTRHSLEATRRLGEMVETGWPVLVSLSNKDFVGESLNKPVKERVIGTLATTAVSAWLGAQVYRVHEVAETRQVLEMVSAIGGWREPTVARRGLA, encoded by the coding sequence ATGCTCAGGCTGGGCAGGCGGGAGTTCGACCCGCGCGAGCCGGTGATCATGGCGATCGTGAACCGGACCCCGGACTCGTTCTACGACCAGGGCGCCACGTTCCGCGACGAGCCGGCCCTGGCCCGGGTGGAGCAGGCGGTGGCCGAGGGTGCGGCGATCATCGACATCGGCGGGGTCAAGGCGGGACCCGGCGAGGAGGTGACCGCGCAGGAGGAGGCGCGGCGGACGGTGGGGTTCGTCGCGGAGGTGCGGCGGCGGTTCCCCGACGTGGTCATCAGTGTCGACACCTGGCGGCACGAGGTCGGCCGGGCCGTGTGCGAGGCCGGCGCGGATCTGCTGAACGACGCGTGGGGCGGGGTGGATCCGCGGCTCGCGGAGGTCGCCGCACGGTACGGGGTGGGACTGGTGTGCACGCACGCGGGCGGGGCGGAGCCGCGTACGCGGCCGCATCGGGTGACGTACGACGACGTCATGGCGGACATCCTGCGGGTGACGCTCGGGCTGGCCGAGCGGGCGGTGGCGTTGGGCGTGCCGCGGGAGTCGGTGCTGATCGATCCCGGGCACGACTTCGGGAAGAACACGCGGCACAGTCTGGAGGCGACGCGGCGGCTCGGGGAGATGGTCGAGACGGGGTGGCCGGTGCTGGTGTCGCTGTCCAACAAGGACTTCGTCGGTGAGAGCCTGAACAAGCCGGTGAAGGAGCGGGTGATCGGTACGTTGGCGACGACGGCGGTGTCCGCGTGGCTCGGGGCGCAGGTGTACCGGGTGCACGAGGTGGCCGAGACCCGTCAGGTGCTGGAGATGGTGTCGGCGATCGGCGGGTGGCGCGAGCCGACCGTCGCCCGCCGGGGCCTGGCCTGA
- a CDS encoding zf-HC2 domain-containing protein, giving the protein MSGTRPTAAEEHLAEQHLGDRLAALVDGELGHDTRERVLAHVATCPKCKAEVDAQRRLKNVFAEAAPPPPSESFLARLQGLPGGGDVDGGVPPMGGGFGGGLPTARPGAPGVFGVRRGERFDFAYVPAAAHASVLPGSVQRGFRMHDVGRSEAERAAASRGRRFAFVAAGAVSLAAIALGGVTVGTPADTDTRGGSGSNVTPARPGSGTATAPENQRRRGVGPLLAQGQGGRTLGDMPVAPTEVSAPLLPGVAAQPVHALTAPVVAGAAAMSPLIRPPAATPPITLTSWSTAPEVTVPGLLAAPVTDGSPAPSASSARAPR; this is encoded by the coding sequence GTGAGTGGCACACGGCCGACGGCTGCCGAGGAGCACCTCGCAGAGCAGCACCTGGGAGACCGACTCGCCGCCCTGGTGGACGGTGAGCTCGGTCATGACACGCGTGAGCGCGTGCTGGCGCACGTGGCGACCTGCCCGAAGTGCAAGGCGGAGGTCGACGCCCAGCGCCGGCTGAAGAACGTCTTCGCGGAGGCCGCCCCGCCGCCGCCCTCCGAGAGCTTCCTGGCCCGTCTCCAGGGGCTGCCCGGCGGAGGTGATGTCGACGGTGGTGTACCACCGATGGGGGGCGGCTTCGGCGGCGGACTGCCCACGGCACGGCCCGGCGCCCCGGGCGTCTTCGGGGTGAGGCGCGGGGAGCGCTTCGACTTCGCGTACGTCCCCGCCGCCGCGCACGCGTCCGTACTGCCCGGCTCCGTACAGCGCGGCTTCCGCATGCATGACGTCGGCCGCAGTGAGGCCGAGCGGGCGGCGGCCTCGCGCGGGCGCCGGTTCGCCTTCGTGGCCGCCGGGGCGGTGTCCCTGGCCGCCATCGCCCTGGGCGGCGTCACCGTCGGCACCCCGGCCGACACGGACACGCGGGGTGGCTCCGGCAGCAACGTGACCCCGGCGCGGCCGGGATCCGGGACGGCGACGGCACCCGAGAACCAGCGGCGCCGCGGCGTCGGCCCGCTGCTGGCGCAGGGACAGGGCGGACGGACGCTCGGGGACATGCCGGTGGCGCCGACGGAGGTGTCCGCACCGCTGCTGCCCGGGGTGGCGGCCCAGCCGGTGCACGCGCTCACGGCACCGGTGGTGGCCGGCGCGGCCGCGATGTCGCCGCTGATACGTCCGCCGGCGGCGACCCCGCCGATCACGCTCACCAGCTGGTCGACGGCACCGGAGGTCACGGTTCCCGGCCTGCTCGCGGCGCCCGTCACCGACGGGAGTCCCGCTCCCTCCGCGTCCTCCGCCCGCGCACCCCGCTGA
- a CDS encoding ATP-binding protein, whose product MSLPLTRRIARAALLVAAGAAAGVGAAGSASAAPELPATGNLGGLTALDAANVGNTVDSAAQSVTGTAGDAGSKAVKKAVPVAGKTGGQAAKKAMPAVQKVAGDAAGAAGAVVGDAASSAATTGGLPTDGLTQGGLPTPSLPTKGLSIG is encoded by the coding sequence ATGTCCCTCCCCCTGACCCGTCGGATCGCCCGTGCCGCGCTGCTCGTCGCAGCGGGGGCGGCTGCCGGGGTCGGTGCGGCCGGCTCCGCCAGCGCTGCCCCCGAACTGCCCGCCACCGGCAACCTCGGCGGGCTGACCGCCCTGGACGCGGCGAACGTCGGCAACACCGTCGACAGCGCGGCCCAGAGCGTGACCGGAACCGCTGGTGACGCCGGCAGCAAGGCGGTCAAGAAGGCGGTGCCGGTCGCGGGCAAGACCGGTGGCCAGGCCGCGAAGAAGGCGATGCCGGCGGTGCAGAAGGTCGCGGGTGACGCCGCCGGGGCCGCCGGGGCTGTCGTGGGCGACGCGGCGTCGTCCGCCGCCACCACGGGTGGGCTGCCGACGGACGGGCTGACCCAGGGCGGGCTGCCCACGCCGTCCCTGCCGACCAAGGGTCTGTCGATCGGCTGA
- the sigE gene encoding RNA polymerase sigma factor SigE translates to MLRRFLGSAGRPKSVNDTADHSHAAGHDRTATFTTDADGQAWTPPTWEEIVSTHSGRVYRLAYRLTGNQHDAEDLTQEVFVRVFRSLSTYSPGTFEGWLHRITTNLFLDMVRRKQRIRFDALGEDAAERLPSREPSPQQVFNDAHFDADVQQALDTLAPEFRAAVVLCDIEGLSYEEIAATLGVKLGTVRSRIHRGRSQLRKALAHRSPEARAERRSFVPRVPALGGGGASA, encoded by the coding sequence GTGCTGCGGCGCTTCCTCGGGTCGGCGGGCAGGCCGAAATCCGTGAACGACACCGCTGACCACAGCCACGCCGCCGGCCACGACCGGACCGCGACCTTCACCACCGACGCGGACGGGCAGGCGTGGACTCCGCCCACCTGGGAGGAGATCGTCAGCACCCACAGCGGTCGTGTCTACCGGCTGGCCTATCGCCTCACCGGCAACCAGCACGACGCCGAGGACCTCACGCAGGAGGTCTTCGTCCGCGTCTTCCGCTCCCTGTCGACGTACTCGCCGGGCACGTTCGAGGGCTGGCTGCACCGCATCACCACGAACCTCTTCCTGGACATGGTCCGCCGTAAGCAGCGCATCCGTTTCGACGCCCTCGGCGAGGACGCGGCCGAGCGGCTGCCCAGCCGCGAGCCGTCCCCGCAGCAGGTCTTCAACGACGCGCACTTCGACGCGGACGTCCAGCAGGCCCTCGACACCCTCGCGCCCGAGTTCCGCGCCGCGGTCGTCCTGTGCGACATCGAAGGACTGTCGTACGAGGAGATCGCCGCGACCCTCGGCGTCAAGCTCGGCACCGTCCGCTCGCGGATCCACCGCGGCCGTTCCCAGCTGCGGAAGGCCCTCGCGCACCGGTCTCCGGAGGCGCGAGCCGAGCGCCGCTCGTTCGTGCCCCGTGTCCCCGCTCTGGGGGGAGGAGGCGCGTCCGCGTGA
- the dapE gene encoding succinyl-diaminopimelate desuccinylase, with product MADFPLDLALDAARLTAQLVDLPSESGDEKPLADAIENALRALPHLTVDRYGNNVVARTDLGRSQRVILAGHIDTVPIAGNVPSRLDEDGVLWGCGTCDMKAGVAVQLRIAATVPAPNRDLTFVFYDNEEVAADLNGLGHVADAHPEWLEGDFAVLLEPSDGQVEGGCQGTLRVQLRTAGERAHSARGWMGSNAIHAAAPILARLASYQPRHPVIDGLEYREGLNAVGISGGVAGNVIPDECVVTVNFRYAPDRTEEEAIAHVREVFADCGVSDFVVDDHSGGALPGLSHPAAAAFIEAVGGTPQPKYGWTDVSRFSALGIPAVNYGPGNPHLAHRRDERVETAKILAGEERLRTWLTA from the coding sequence ATGGCCGACTTCCCGCTTGACCTTGCCCTGGACGCCGCACGACTCACCGCCCAGCTCGTCGACCTCCCCTCGGAGAGCGGCGACGAGAAGCCCCTTGCGGACGCGATCGAGAACGCGCTGCGGGCCCTGCCGCACCTGACGGTCGACCGGTACGGCAACAACGTCGTCGCCCGCACCGACCTGGGCCGGTCGCAGCGGGTGATCCTCGCCGGGCACATCGACACGGTGCCGATCGCCGGCAACGTGCCGTCCCGGCTGGACGAGGACGGTGTGCTGTGGGGCTGCGGCACCTGCGACATGAAGGCGGGTGTCGCGGTGCAGCTGCGCATCGCGGCCACGGTCCCGGCCCCGAACCGCGACCTGACCTTCGTCTTCTACGACAACGAGGAGGTCGCCGCCGACCTCAACGGCCTCGGGCACGTCGCCGACGCCCACCCCGAGTGGCTGGAGGGCGACTTCGCGGTGCTGCTGGAGCCCTCCGACGGGCAGGTCGAGGGCGGCTGCCAGGGCACCCTGCGCGTCCAGCTGAGGACGGCGGGCGAGCGGGCCCACTCGGCGCGCGGCTGGATGGGTTCCAACGCCATCCACGCGGCGGCCCCCATCCTGGCCCGCCTCGCCTCGTACCAGCCCCGCCACCCGGTCATCGACGGCCTGGAGTACCGCGAGGGCCTGAACGCGGTGGGCATTTCGGGCGGTGTGGCGGGCAATGTCATCCCCGACGAGTGCGTGGTGACGGTCAACTTCCGCTACGCCCCGGACCGTACGGAGGAGGAGGCGATCGCCCACGTCCGTGAGGTGTTCGCGGACTGCGGTGTGAGCGACTTCGTGGTCGACGACCACAGCGGTGGCGCGCTGCCCGGCCTGTCCCACCCGGCCGCGGCGGCCTTCATCGAGGCCGTGGGCGGCACCCCGCAGCCCAAGTACGGCTGGACGGACGTCTCCCGCTTCAGCGCGCTGGGCATCCCGGCGGTCAACTACGGGCCCGGCAACCCGCACTTGGCGCACAGGCGGGACGAGCGGGTGGAGACGGCGAAGATCCTCGCGGGGGAGGAGCGGCTGCGGACCTGGCTGACGGCGTGA
- a CDS encoding O-methyltransferase, producing the protein MCGFPTPTDTVTPRQPRGQERVITGNRLTSWAFADAFVAEDDALHWARDRAQDAGLRSVSPGTGAALRLLAASVDAKAVAEIGTGTGVSGIHLLHGMRPDGVLTTVDPEPEHQQFARQAFRASGFASNRARFIPGRALDVLPRLADAGYDLVFCDGDRLEVLDYLAESLRLLRPGGLVVFEGVFANGRTVDSGPQPTEVLRLRELLRAVRESQELVPSLLPVGDGLLCAVKR; encoded by the coding sequence ATCTGCGGGTTCCCGACGCCAACGGATACAGTCACGCCCAGGCAACCACGGGGACAGGAGAGGGTCATTACCGGCAACCGGCTGACGAGCTGGGCGTTCGCCGACGCCTTTGTCGCCGAGGACGACGCGCTGCACTGGGCCCGCGACCGGGCCCAGGACGCAGGGCTGCGCTCGGTGTCGCCCGGCACGGGCGCGGCGCTGCGGTTGCTGGCCGCCTCCGTGGACGCCAAGGCCGTCGCCGAGATCGGCACCGGCACCGGTGTCTCCGGAATCCATCTGCTGCACGGGATGCGCCCGGACGGCGTGCTGACCACGGTCGACCCCGAGCCGGAGCACCAGCAGTTCGCCCGGCAGGCCTTCCGCGCCTCGGGGTTCGCCAGCAACCGGGCCCGCTTCATCCCCGGCCGCGCCCTGGACGTGCTGCCCCGGCTCGCGGACGCCGGCTACGACCTCGTCTTCTGCGACGGTGACCGGCTGGAGGTGCTGGACTACCTCGCTGAATCGTTGCGCCTGCTGCGGCCGGGCGGCCTGGTCGTGTTCGAGGGCGTCTTCGCCAACGGGCGCACGGTGGACTCGGGGCCGCAGCCGACGGAGGTGCTGCGACTGCGGGAACTGCTGCGGGCGGTGCGCGAGAGCCAGGAACTGGTGCCGTCGCTGCTGCCGGTGGGCGACGGGCTGCTCTGCGCCGTCAAGCGGTGA